The Equus przewalskii isolate Varuska chromosome 5, EquPr2, whole genome shotgun sequence genome window below encodes:
- the MRPL51 gene encoding large ribosomal subunit protein mL51, translating into MAGSLSWVAGRGLGGWVPLACRSFFLGVPGLFHVRVTLPPPKVVDRWNEKRAMFGVYDNIGILGNFEKHPKELIRGPRWLRGWKGNELQRCIRKKKMVGNRMFIDDLHNLNKRISYLYKHFNRHGKYR; encoded by the exons ATGGCAGGGAGCCTCTCTTGGGTGGCTGGCAGGGGCCTAGGGGGCTGGGTGCCCCTGGCCTGTAGAAGCTTCTTTCTGG GTGTTCCTGGATTGTTCCATGTAAGGGTCACCCTCCCGCCCCCCAAAGTGGTTGATCGTTGGAACGAGAAGAGGGCCATGTTCGGGGTGTATGACAACATCGGGATCCTGG gaaactttgaaaagcaCCCCAAAGAACTGATCAGGGGCCCCAGATGGCTTCGAGGCTGGAAGGGGAATGAATTGCAGCGTTGTATCCGAAAGAAGAAGATGGTTGGAAATCGGATGTTCATTGATGACCTGCACAACCTTAACAAACGCATCAGCTACCTCTACAAACACTTTAACCGACATGGAAAGTATCGCTAG